The following nucleotide sequence is from Bacteroidales bacterium.
ATTTTTAAAGCACTTTCCCGTATAAGAATTTATGAAATGTTGCCTGTTGTACGAATTACAAACGTCATAAATATCACTAATATCAAGAAGAATAGCATCAAAGTAATTCAAAATAATTCTTATTATACCGACAGAAAAGAGTTTTGCAAAAATATTTTTTGTTTTCTGTACGGTATAACTCGTTCTAAACAGTTTTGCCTTTGCAAACCTGATAAGAACGAGTATAATTTTATTAAAGACAAATCTGTATTTTGTCCAAAAAAATAATTGAAAGAAAATTTGAAAAATCTTTTCAACGAAATTTTTATTTATACAAAAATATTTTAACATATATGATATGAGCAAATGAAATAGATGTACAGGCTTTTTTTCGGGAAAGATTGGGTTATTTTAATGAAGAAAAAATAACAATACTCCTTTTCATTATTGATTTTGGAAAATTTTCATAAACAAATAATAGAAAAAATAATTGCAGATGTTTTCAATGAGTTCGTCTATAAAATGAGAGTAATCTTCTATTTGAATTATTTCATTTTTTCTTCTTTAAACTCTTAAAATCTTTATTTATAAAGGATTTCAAAATATTTATCGTAATTAAATATTCTATTTTCAAAAATCAAAAAAAATCTTTTATGAAAAGCAACCTGTATTATTTTTTTTCGTCTTGTTTAATTGAAAAATGTTTTTACATTTGGGATGCCTAAATCTATAGTAACCCATTTTAAGAATTTTTCAGCTGCAAGAATAATTTATTTTATAAATTAATTTTATAAAAATGAAAAAGATATTTTTAATGTTTTTTTTGTCTGTAATGCTTACAAACATTGGATTTTCACAATGTACAAATGCTGATTTTTCTACAGGCACCTTTACCGGATGGACTGGGTCTGTCGGCGAAAATCAATCGGGAGTTTATTCTGTTACCGGAACATCAATGGTTGTTGGTGACTCCAATACTATTACATACGCTGCCGGAACAGGAAGGCAAACATTAATGACCCAGTCAGCATACGACCCAATAGTTGGTGGAACTTCGTTAAATGTTTTACCTCCAAACGCAGCAACCGGAGCAAAATCTTGCCGGATAGGAAATGCAAGAGCTGCCGGTTGTGATGGCGGAGAACCTCAAGCAGAAAGAATAGAATATTCATATACTGTTACACCTGAAAGCCGTATATTCACATATCAATATGCTGTTGTACTTCAAGACCCCGGCACCTCGCATACATCCATTGAAAAACCAAAATTTACAATTTATGTAACTGATGCTAATGGGACAATAGTTGACCAAACTTGCGGTGTTTATGAAGTTACTGCTTCAAGCAGCATTCCTGGGTTTACTCCTGTTGCACCTTCAGGTAGTACTTGCAGAACGACTAACATTATGTGGAAAAACTGGACAACTGTTAGTATGGACTTAAAAGCATTTTTAAATCAAACTGTAAAAATCCAATTTACTACTTACGATTGCGACCCCTTTACCAACGGCGGACATTTTGGTTATGCATATATTTCATGTTATTGCGGTTCGTTATCATTAGTTCAGCAATGCGCCGGATCTTCCGATATTGTTACTGCTCCAGCGGGTTTTGTTTCTTATCAATGGTCTTATGTAAATACTTCAGGAACTCCTGTTAATACTACTACAACTACTAATACTATTACCGTTAACCCTGTTCCAAACGGACAAACCATTACCTGCGTAATGACTTCTGTTACTGGATGTACAGTTACTCTTACACTCCCTCTTTCAATTGAACTTCCTGTATTTACTCCAACTTCTCCTACTATATGTGCAGGAGAAACAGCAAATATAACTGCTACAGGAAATGGAAACTATACTTATCAGTGGAGTAACAGTTCAATTGGACCAAATATTTCTGTGTCGCCAACAACAACAACAACATATTCCGTCACGGCAACATCCGACCTGGGATGCACGAGTAGTAACACTGTTATAGTAAATGTAAATCCTCTTCCTACAGCTAATATAAGCTCTAATCCAGCAACTTGTGCAAGTAATGATGGTTCTCTAACGGCTACTCCGGTTATTGGTACTTTTCCATTTACTTATAGCTGGAATACTTCACCCGTTCAAACAACTCAAACTGCCTCTAATTTGTATGCAGGGCAAACATATACTGTTACTATAAAAGATGCCAACAATTGTTCATCAACATTTTCAGGTACGGTACCTCAACAGGGCAGTCTTGCTGCTACCACTACATCTACAGTTGAATATTGCGGACATTGCAATGGCAGCGCCACCGTTACACCATCCGGAGGTACGGAGCCTTACACTTATTTATGGAGCAGTAATGCTGCTTCACAAACTACTTCTACTGCAATCAACCTTTGCGATGATACTTATTCTGTTACTGTTACCGATGCCAATCAATGCAGCACTGTTACAACTGCTATTGTTACTACTGTTAACGGGCCTATCACTTCAGCTTCCAATACCCCTGAATATTGCGACCAAAGTAATGGTACTGCAACTGCCAATCCTTCTGGTGGCTCACCTTCATATACATATTCCTGGAGCAATGGTGGAACTTCACAAACAATTAATGGACTGGCTGCCGGAACTTATTCTGTTACTATTACAGATAGCCATAATTGTTCCACTACTACTTCTACTACAATTACTGAAATTGCAGGACCTACAGCAACTGCAACATCTACGGCAGAACATTGCGATAAACATGACGGAACTGCTACAACCAGCATTAATGGCGGAACACCTAATTATACCTATCACTGGAATAATGGACAATCAAATATCACGGCTACAGGATTAGCACAGGGAACATATACTGTTACTGTTTCTGATAGTCATGGATGTACTACTACTACTACCGTTGATGTTACTGAAATTGCAGGACCTACTGCTACAGCTACTTCTACCATTGAACATTGCGATAAGCACGACGGCTCGGTTACTGCTAATCCTGTAGGCGGTACATCTCCATACACTTACCACTGGAATGACGGACATACTACGAAAGTTGTTTCAAATATTGCTGCCGGAACATATATCGTTACTGTTTCTGATAACTTCGGTTGTACTATTACCACTTCAGTTGTAGTGGACGAAGTACAGGGACCTGCTGCTACGGCTACTTCTACCGTAGAATATTGCAGGCAATGCAATGGTACGGCTACCGTTAATCCTACCGCTGGCACACCTCCATATAATTATATCTGGAGTAATGGGCAATCTTCTAAAACCGTTACTCAACTTTGTGCAACTACATATACTGTTACTGTTAACGATGTTAATTTCTGCTCTGCTACAACTAATGTTCTCGTTAATTCTATTGATGGACCTACCATTACTTCTTTATCAATGACAGAAGATACTTGCGGACATTGTAACGGTACAGCTACTGTTAATGTTAATGGGGGAACACTGCCTTATACTTATGCATGGAATACTACGCCGGTTCAAACTACGGCTACAGCTACAGGACTATGTACGAACCCTTATACGGTTATTGTTACGGATGATCATTTATGCAAAGATACAGGCATGGTAAATGTTGGATTTATTCCCGGTCCTACACTTACCATTCAATCCACTCCTGATACCTGTTTCCAGGGCAACGGAACAACTACTGTTCTCGCAACTGGCGGAACATCTGGTAACTCAGGATATACATATGTTTGGAGCAGTAATACTTCTTCACAAACTACTGCCACTGCAACAGGACTATCTTCCGGTAATTATATTGTAACCGTTACCGATGCCGGCAATTGTGTGGAAACAGCTTCTGTTAGTGTTGACAATACAGGTGATGTAAATATATCTCTTTTTGCATATCCTAAAGTCCTTACATTAATGGATGGGCTTCCTGTTAATTGTGTAGGAAGCTCCGCAGATGATATTTCTATATGGGATTGGAACTTTGGCGATGGGACTACTTATAATGGAGTTCCATCTGAAGAACATTTATATAGTAGTTTAGGTACTTTTCCAATCACGCTTATCGGTACAGGGAAAAATGGTTGTAGAGACACTGCTTATGAAAGCGTTGAAGTACGCGATATTTTTACATTTTATATCCCAAATGCTTTTTCACCAAACGGAGATGGTATTAATGATTTCTTCTTCCCGCAAGGTGTTAATGTTGACCCCGACAATTTCGATATGTGGATTTTCAACCGCTGGGGAAACATGATTTACCATACGGATGTTTGGTACGAGGACACCTATAAATGCGAAGGATGGAACGGAACAGAAGACAACCGCGGAACCTGGGATGACTCGATTATTGATGTGTATGTCTATAAAATTAAAGTGAGAGAAATTTTCGGTAAGAAATATGTTTACTACGGAAAAATCGTTTTAATAAAATAAATATTTTACTAAAATGGATTAAAATGATTTAATCTATACAATAAAGTTGTTCTTCTATAAAAAAACTGTCAACTTCTATTAACTTTTGACGTAATGTTAAAATGTGTTACTTTAGCTTGT
It contains:
- a CDS encoding gliding motility-associated C-terminal domain-containing protein, whose product is MKKIFLMFFLSVMLTNIGFSQCTNADFSTGTFTGWTGSVGENQSGVYSVTGTSMVVGDSNTITYAAGTGRQTLMTQSAYDPIVGGTSLNVLPPNAATGAKSCRIGNARAAGCDGGEPQAERIEYSYTVTPESRIFTYQYAVVLQDPGTSHTSIEKPKFTIYVTDANGTIVDQTCGVYEVTASSSIPGFTPVAPSGSTCRTTNIMWKNWTTVSMDLKAFLNQTVKIQFTTYDCDPFTNGGHFGYAYISCYCGSLSLVQQCAGSSDIVTAPAGFVSYQWSYVNTSGTPVNTTTTTNTITVNPVPNGQTITCVMTSVTGCTVTLTLPLSIELPVFTPTSPTICAGETANITATGNGNYTYQWSNSSIGPNISVSPTTTTTYSVTATSDLGCTSSNTVIVNVNPLPTANISSNPATCASNDGSLTATPVIGTFPFTYSWNTSPVQTTQTASNLYAGQTYTVTIKDANNCSSTFSGTVPQQGSLAATTTSTVEYCGHCNGSATVTPSGGTEPYTYLWSSNAASQTTSTAINLCDDTYSVTVTDANQCSTVTTAIVTTVNGPITSASNTPEYCDQSNGTATANPSGGSPSYTYSWSNGGTSQTINGLAAGTYSVTITDSHNCSTTTSTTITEIAGPTATATSTAEHCDKHDGTATTSINGGTPNYTYHWNNGQSNITATGLAQGTYTVTVSDSHGCTTTTTVDVTEIAGPTATATSTIEHCDKHDGSVTANPVGGTSPYTYHWNDGHTTKVVSNIAAGTYIVTVSDNFGCTITTSVVVDEVQGPAATATSTVEYCRQCNGTATVNPTAGTPPYNYIWSNGQSSKTVTQLCATTYTVTVNDVNFCSATTNVLVNSIDGPTITSLSMTEDTCGHCNGTATVNVNGGTLPYTYAWNTTPVQTTATATGLCTNPYTVIVTDDHLCKDTGMVNVGFIPGPTLTIQSTPDTCFQGNGTTTVLATGGTSGNSGYTYVWSSNTSSQTTATATGLSSGNYIVTVTDAGNCVETASVSVDNTGDVNISLFAYPKVLTLMDGLPVNCVGSSADDISIWDWNFGDGTTYNGVPSEEHLYSSLGTFPITLIGTGKNGCRDTAYESVEVRDIFTFYIPNAFSPNGDGINDFFFPQGVNVDPDNFDMWIFNRWGNMIYHTDVWYEDTYKCEGWNGTEDNRGTWDDSIIDVYVYKIKVREIFGKKYVYYGKIVLIK